One genomic window of Fusarium keratoplasticum isolate Fu6.1 chromosome 3, whole genome shotgun sequence includes the following:
- a CDS encoding Casein kinase II subunit beta, with protein MPYDGGQFMPAPGASTPIPLAVPVPVPGPVPGHSHIHAHHPHPHPHALPSHPHHAHVRAHAHASAGGPFGAMEQIETQASDLRFLAQVPVLNATPTPSSGPGPGVGPGGTPGGTPGVGVGASAAAAAGYDTTPQPQTQASPGSASVGENSAPSVSTSNANKRKSLDDGSTAAGKQTRSKRNRYISIACNECKRRKIKCNGETPCQRCGNLNLACLYAPNCCSNNFKDSDDFKQVTAQIGRLQDEVVWLHQTVKVLQSESTRLASLSDRPMALGTSTVAPSPSQSSSSLNRHDGLNSKYGSFRGPTSMAFSLDVANNTINNMGYRGISDGDENAHHTDGLGMPLSRPLDPIHDFDKDEMVRLCRLHEEEIGIMYPVLNVQNVIAHAKTLAPFLETMRHQNPRELINDEKTLQLKIIMCCALVVEEHGHSDKAIRLYDSMESVLNRKLMAEAADVATLPLLALVAGYRFLSNDEVLAWRVMGQVARLCLELGIHQRTGLLKIQDEEERKNALTSFWSAYVLDRRWAFGTGLPYVVQDEEIDSQLPFPDEYPYLVAMITYSRIGAKVWRQVSHFGPVLARDLRSEELESVDQELLQWYEQIPEEVKVRNWDKEKQITSTPSYNLQRLRIWTYLRLNQMRIWLYTPVLHSATSIMAHPSQSERVVDIAKDTIRYLNHLNNTTNLYRRVQVFYHQFLTSAIAVVFLASVHAPVRFSATCREEFYMALELVKDLSAKSWASQRLWRTIRSLKDVAPRFGLDSEDDPQSTAALGMIGLARGQQQQQQPFRKPSLPGQQSQAATPDSMAQNGSRIGAEMSRMFEGYVGLNGFQYNGNEEQQQQQQQQQGPGSNTDMSAPETPGGMYGGDGTVFPHFREMY; from the exons ATGCCTTATGATGGCGGGCAATTCATGCCAGCTCCAGGAGCGTCCACTCCTATTCCATTAGCCGTGCCCGTCCCAGTCCCAGGCCCCGTCCCCGGTCACTCTCACATCCACGCTCATCATCCGCATCCGCATCCGCACGCGCTTCCCTCACATCCGCATCACGCCCACGTCCGCGCTCACGCTCACGCCTCGGCCGGTGGCCCTTTCGGCGCGATGGAGCAGATTGAGACGCAGGCAAGCGACCTGAGGTTCCTCGCCCAGGTCCCCGTCCTGAATGCGACCCCGACCCCGTCCTCCGGCCCCGGCCCCGGAGTTGGGCCAGGCGGAACTCCCGGCGGCACCCCCGGCGTCGGCGTGGGTGCTTccgcggcggcggctgctgGCTACGACACGACGCCGCAACCACAGACACAGGCGAGCCCAGGTTCCGCCTCTGTCGGAGAAAATTCCGCCCCAAGCGTGAGTACGTCCAACGCAAACAAGCGGAAGTCGCTTGATGATGGATCTACCGCAGCGGGCAAGCAGACAAGAAGTAAGAGGAATCGG TATATATCAATAGCTTG CAATGAATGCAAACGCCGAAAAATAAAATGTAATGGAGAAACTCCTTGCCAGCGATGCGGCAATCTCAACCTCGCATGCCTATACGCGCCCAACTGCTGCTCCAACAACTTCAAGGACTCGGATGACTTCAAGCAAGTCACCGCTCAGATCGGTCGTCTCCAAGACGAGGTTGTTTGGCTACATCAAACCGTCAAAGTTCTTCAATCTGAATCGACACGCCTCGCCTCCCTTAGCGACCGTCCCATGGCTCTGGGCACTTCAACCGTCGCCCCCTCACCCTCCCAAAGTTCGAGTTCACTCAATCGGCACGACGGACTGAATTCCAAGTACGGTTCATTCCGTGGCCCGACCAGCATGGCTTTCAGTCTAGACGTTGCCAACAAtaccatcaacaacatgggCTATAGAGGCATCTCAGACGGGGACGAGAATGCCCATCACACTGATGGCCTGGGTATGCCGCTGTCTCGCCCTTTGGATCCAATCCATGActtcgacaaggacgagatggTTCGGTTATGCCGACTacatgaggaggagatcggCATCATGTATCCGGTCCTGAACGTGCAAAACGTTATAGCACATGCCAAGACTCTTGCGCCTTTCCTGGAAACAATGCGACATCAGAACCCCAGGGAACTAATCAACGATGAGAAGACCCTTCAACTCAAGATTATCATGTGCTGTGCCCTAGTCGTGGAGGAGCACGGGCACAGTGATAAAGCGATTCGGTTGTACGACAGCATGGAGTCGGTGCTGAACCGCAAGCTCATGGCCGAGGCTGCAGATGTTGCCACACTACCGCTGCTGGCTCTCGTCGCTGGCTACCGATTTTTATCCAACGATGAAGTCCTAGCATGGCGTGTGATGGGCCAGGTCGCACGATTATGCTTAGAGCTCGGCATCCACCAGAGGACGGGTCTGTTGAAGATCCAGGACGAAGAGGAGCGCAAGAATGCCCTGACGAGCTTCTGGTCAGCATATGTCTTGGATCGACGATGGGCTTTCGGAACCGGGCTCCCTTATGTGGTTCAGGACGAGGAGATTGATTCACAACTGCCCTTTCCG GATGAGTATCCATATCTCGTCGCCATGATCACCTACTCTCGGATAGGGGCAAAGGTCTGGCGGCAGGTTTCACATTTCGGACCAGTCCTGGCACGCGACTTGCGATCAGAGGAACTGGAAAGCGTGGACCAAGAGCTTCTGCAGTGGTACGAACAGATTCccgaggaggtcaaggttcGCAACTgggacaaggagaagcaaaTAACGTCGACACCATCATATAACCTCCAGCGCCTGAGGATCTGGACATATTTACGGCTCAACCAG ATGCGGATCTGGCTATATACGCCAGTGCTACATAGCGCAACAAGCATCATGGCGCATCCGTCGCAATCAGAGCGCGTGGTGGACATCGCCAAGGATACGATTCGATATCTCAACCACCTAAATAACACGACAAATCTTTACCGCCGGGTTCAGGTCTTTTACCACCAATTCCTGACCTCGGCGATCGCTGTCGTTTTTCTCGCCTCAGTTCATGCCCCAGTCAGGTTCAGCGCCACCTGCAGAGAGGAGTTTTACATGGCGCTCGAGTTGGTCAAGGACCTTTCCGCCAAGAGCTGGGCATCGCAACGGCTATGGCGAACAATACGTTCACTTAAGGACGTTGCGCCGCGGTTTGGGTTAGATTCGGAGGACGACCCTCAGTCCACGGCAGCCTTGGGGATGATAGGGCTTGCGCGCggccagcaacagcagcaacagccgTTCCGCAAGCCGTCACTGCCGGGCCAACAATCACAGGCAGCAACGCCGGACTCGATGGCTCAGAACGGGAGCAGGATCGGGGCcgagatgtcgaggatgTTTGAGGGATACGTTGGTTTGAATGGGTTCCAGTACAATGGGAacgaggagcagcagcagcagcagcagcagcagcaagggcCGGGATCGAATACTGACATGTCGGCCCCTGAGACGCCGGGAGGCATGTACGGAGGTGATGGAACTGTTTTCCCCCATTTCAGAGAAATGTACTAG